The following proteins come from a genomic window of Miscanthus floridulus cultivar M001 chromosome 2, ASM1932011v1, whole genome shotgun sequence:
- the LOC136538047 gene encoding small ribosomal subunit protein eS27-like: protein MVLQNDIDLLNPPADLEKLKHKKKRLVQSPNSFFMDVKCQGCFSITTVFSHSQTVVVCPGCQTVLCQPTGGKARLTEGCSFRRKGD, encoded by the exons ATG GTGCTGCAGAACGACATCGACTTGCTCAACCCGCCGGCAGACCTTGAGAAGCTAAAGCACAAGAAGAAGCGCCTCGTCCAGTCCCCCAACTCCTTCTTCATG GATGTCAAGTGCCAGGGCTGTTTCAGCAT AACCACTGTGTTCAGCCACTCCCAGACTGTGGTTGTGTGCCCAGGCTGCCAAACTGTTCTCTGCCAACCTACTGGTGGGAAGGCCAGGCTCACTGAGGGGTGCTCCTTCCGTCGCAAGGGCGATTAG